The following proteins come from a genomic window of Canis lupus dingo isolate Sandy chromosome 20, ASM325472v2, whole genome shotgun sequence:
- the BORCS8 gene encoding BLOC-1-related complex subunit 8 yields MEEPEMQLKGKKVTDKFTESVYVLANEPSVALYRLQEHVRRSLPELAQHKADMQRWEEQSQGAIYTVEYACSAVKNLVDSSIYFRSVEGLLKQAISIRDHMNAAAQGHSPEEPPPPSSA; encoded by the exons TCACAGACAAGTTCACGGAGAGTGTCTATGTCCTGGCCAACGAGCCGTCGGTGGCCCTGTACCGGCTGCAGGAACATGTGCGTCGCTCTCTGCCCGAGCTGGCTCAGCATAAG GCCGACATGCAGCGATGGGAGGAACAGAGCCAGGGAGCCATTTACACAGTGGAGTATGCCTGCAG CGCTGTGAAGAATCTTGTCGACAGCAGCATCTACTTCCGCAGTGTGGAAGGTCTCCTCAAACAGGCCATCAGCATCCGGGACCACATGAACGCTGCCGCCCAGGGCCACAG CCCTGAGGaaccacccccgccctcctcagCATGA